The following proteins come from a genomic window of Flavobacterium crocinum:
- a CDS encoding ribonuclease E inhibitor RraB, protein MSILNFLKPKKEKRLVSENDFNANLVKHYRLATESLVSLRDAEIEEEDELKIDYFFYSDSLLKAEALQIELQNIGYIVKNKVAPHNKSAFVISGRTTEVRMMHESLSKWVAEMCEIGYKHDSSFDTWEIVVESYIK, encoded by the coding sequence ATGAGTATATTAAATTTCCTAAAGCCCAAAAAAGAGAAAAGATTAGTTTCTGAAAATGATTTTAATGCAAATTTAGTTAAGCATTACAGGCTTGCTACAGAATCTCTAGTGAGTCTTAGGGATGCTGAAATTGAAGAAGAAGATGAACTGAAAATCGATTACTTTTTTTACTCGGATTCTCTTTTAAAAGCAGAAGCATTACAAATAGAATTGCAAAATATTGGTTATATCGTAAAAAATAAAGTGGCTCCTCATAATAAAAGTGCCTTTGTAATTTCCGGAAGAACAACAGAAGTCAGAATGATGCATGAATCATTAAGTAAATGGGTAGCAGAAATGTGCGAAATTGGATATAAGCATGACAGCAGTTTCGATACTTGGGAAATTGTTGTTGAATCTTATATTAAATAG
- the ppk1 gene encoding polyphosphate kinase 1 produces MHNHLIPSEISWLSFNNCILDEAEDLNNAVYDRIKFLAIHSSNLDEFFRVKINKLQKKKTKKNSDLLEDVLKEVNRQQNRFGKIWSYSILTELALNDIIYYEYQELLPAHLTEIEYYFKSIILSYIQVVYITVNQPKTYFLNNRSLYFLVKLKDTKGNYNFAYLNIPSDKLERFKQLESIENRQYIISIDTIIRNCLSLIFPADKIISCNAIKLNRDENYLIEDETSGDLIAKIEAKVEERKKGTATRFLYDSNMDADSFSICKKAFKLYKSEMIKGGSHHNFFDLFKFPNPVKPKLQGANYPNLPHLPFENKTSIFDVIKKQNQLLHFPYQSYYYVLQFFNQAAINKNVTEIKITLYLISSQSLIANALISAAKNGKKVTVFVEVKARFDEHNNLYWSKEMKNAGIKIIQSLPNLKVHAKAAMITMKDKYGNKKNYAYLSTGNFNESTANIYSDFGFFTAETAYTNDLKKIFSFLKTKKKGTDPKHILAAGFNMKEKLLELMDAEIKNKKADKPASIFLKVNGLDEKDIIDKLIEADRAGVEVTLIVRGICTLLPGIKKVSQNIKIYRIVDMFLEHSRIYKFANNGHEKIYLSSADMLSRNLNRRIEVAFPVYDEKHIEEINKIIQLQLEDNTKKRTINSEGGSEVEIEDHITPSRAQDETYNWLADANKLA; encoded by the coding sequence GTGCATAACCATCTTATTCCTTCGGAAATCTCGTGGCTTTCTTTCAACAACTGTATTTTGGATGAAGCCGAAGACTTAAATAATGCAGTATATGACCGGATCAAATTTTTGGCCATCCATTCTTCCAATCTGGATGAGTTTTTCAGAGTCAAAATAAATAAACTGCAGAAAAAGAAGACGAAGAAAAACAGTGATCTCTTAGAAGATGTTTTAAAAGAAGTAAACCGACAACAAAACAGATTTGGAAAAATATGGAGTTATTCCATTTTGACTGAATTGGCGCTAAATGATATTATTTATTATGAATATCAGGAATTGCTGCCAGCACACTTAACAGAGATTGAATATTATTTCAAAAGTATTATTCTGTCTTATATACAAGTTGTTTATATTACAGTAAATCAGCCCAAAACTTATTTTTTAAATAACAGAAGTTTATATTTTTTGGTAAAATTAAAAGATACTAAGGGCAATTATAATTTTGCTTATTTAAATATTCCTTCAGATAAACTGGAACGTTTTAAGCAGCTGGAAAGTATAGAAAACAGACAGTATATTATTTCGATTGATACGATAATCAGAAATTGTTTATCATTGATATTTCCTGCGGATAAAATCATTTCGTGCAATGCCATAAAATTAAACCGGGATGAAAATTATTTAATTGAAGACGAAACTTCAGGCGATTTAATTGCCAAAATTGAAGCAAAAGTCGAAGAGCGTAAAAAAGGTACTGCTACAAGATTTTTATACGATTCTAATATGGATGCAGATTCTTTTTCAATCTGTAAAAAAGCATTCAAACTTTACAAAAGTGAAATGATAAAAGGAGGAAGTCATCATAACTTTTTTGATTTATTCAAATTTCCAAATCCTGTAAAACCAAAATTGCAGGGAGCAAATTATCCAAATCTTCCCCATCTGCCTTTTGAAAACAAAACATCGATTTTTGATGTCATAAAAAAACAAAACCAACTGCTTCATTTTCCATATCAATCCTATTATTATGTGCTTCAGTTTTTTAATCAGGCCGCAATAAATAAAAATGTTACGGAAATTAAAATTACATTATATCTTATATCTTCTCAATCCTTAATTGCAAATGCTTTAATCAGCGCTGCAAAAAATGGCAAAAAAGTAACCGTTTTTGTTGAGGTAAAAGCGCGTTTTGATGAACATAATAATTTGTACTGGTCTAAAGAAATGAAAAACGCAGGTATTAAAATCATCCAGAGTCTTCCTAATTTAAAAGTACATGCCAAAGCGGCCATGATTACAATGAAAGACAAGTACGGCAATAAAAAGAATTATGCCTATTTGTCAACAGGAAATTTCAATGAAAGTACAGCAAATATCTATTCAGATTTTGGTTTTTTTACCGCAGAAACGGCGTATACCAATGATTTAAAAAAGATATTTTCCTTTTTAAAAACCAAGAAAAAAGGCACAGATCCAAAGCATATCCTAGCTGCCGGTTTTAATATGAAGGAAAAATTGCTGGAACTAATGGATGCAGAAATAAAAAATAAAAAAGCAGATAAACCGGCATCTATATTTTTAAAAGTAAACGGACTGGATGAAAAGGATATTATTGATAAACTTATTGAAGCCGATAGAGCTGGTGTCGAAGTTACGTTAATAGTCCGCGGAATATGTACGCTTTTACCGGGAATTAAAAAAGTATCACAAAACATAAAAATCTATCGCATTGTCGATATGTTTTTAGAGCATTCCAGAATCTATAAATTTGCCAATAACGGACACGAAAAAATCTATTTATCTTCTGCAGATATGTTAAGCCGAAATTTAAACAGAAGAATAGAAGTGGCTTTTCCTGTGTACGATGAAAAACATATTGAAGAAATAAATAAAATTATTCAATTGCAATTAGAAGATAATACCAAAAAAAGAACAATAAACAGCGAAGGCGGTAGTGAAGTGGAAATAGAAGATCATATAACTCCAAGTAGGGCACAGGACGAAACTTACAATTGGCTTGCTGATGCCAATAAGTTAGCGTAA
- a CDS encoding glycerophosphodiester phosphodiesterase family protein — MLKIKKIFCVLIAVSATYSCGNQKAITAKRTIEVQGHRGDRGNFPENSIPAFLSAVKKGADVVELDVVISKDQKVVVSHEPFMSSQYMIDTEGKPISKDKEKSYNLYEMTYDSIRKFDGGSRGNNAFPMQQKQKTYKPLLSEVIDNVEGFIAKNNLKSVRYNIEIKSEKSDYGKRQPEPEAFTDLVMKIIKEKGIEQKINIQSFDPTVLNVMHKRYPKTKIAYLVGESSISENLLLLDFKPEIYSPHYKLLNQTAVDSLRLMKMKIIPWTVNDDKAIDNMIQLQVDGIITDYPEKVLQKLNLK, encoded by the coding sequence ATGCTAAAAATCAAAAAGATATTTTGTGTATTAATTGCAGTATCAGCAACATATTCTTGCGGAAATCAAAAAGCAATTACAGCAAAAAGAACGATTGAAGTTCAGGGACATCGAGGAGATCGTGGCAATTTTCCTGAGAATTCGATTCCTGCGTTTCTTAGTGCTGTAAAAAAAGGTGCAGATGTTGTAGAATTGGACGTCGTGATTTCTAAAGATCAGAAAGTAGTGGTTTCTCACGAACCTTTTATGTCGTCGCAATACATGATTGATACCGAAGGAAAGCCAATTTCAAAAGATAAAGAAAAGAGTTATAACCTTTATGAAATGACCTATGACAGCATTAGAAAGTTTGATGGAGGTTCGAGAGGAAATAATGCTTTTCCGATGCAGCAAAAACAAAAAACATACAAGCCTTTACTTTCAGAAGTAATTGATAATGTAGAAGGATTTATCGCCAAAAACAATCTAAAATCAGTTCGATACAATATCGAAATCAAATCTGAAAAATCAGATTACGGAAAAAGACAACCGGAACCGGAAGCTTTTACGGATTTGGTAATGAAGATTATTAAAGAAAAAGGCATTGAGCAAAAGATCAATATACAGTCTTTTGATCCCACCGTATTAAATGTAATGCATAAAAGATATCCTAAAACAAAAATTGCTTATCTGGTTGGAGAAAGCAGTATCTCAGAAAATCTTTTATTGCTTGATTTTAAGCCGGAAATCTACAGTCCGCATTATAAATTGCTCAACCAAACGGCAGTCGATTCACTTCGATTGATGAAGATGAAAATCATTCCGTGGACTGTTAATGATGATAAAGCAATTGATAATATGATACAGCTTCAGGTTGACGGAATTATTACAGACTATCCTGAAAAAGTATTGCAAAAATTAAATTTAAAATAG
- a CDS encoding calcineurin-like phosphoesterase C-terminal domain-containing protein encodes MKKTFIYSALLFCGVLTAQTSVKGIVFEDLNQNGKKEKKEKGIANVAVTNGREVVLTDKKGNYELPLQSDAIIAVIKPSGYKIQVNKDNLPQFFYNHKPAGSPKGKFDGVAPTGKLPESVDFGLLPQKETNDFTALVFGDPQPYTLEEVDFFTRGIVAEVEGIKNIPFGLSMGDLVGNDLSLFNPYIQAVKKVGIPWYNLLGNHDLNFDAKEDKLADETYEAHFGPANYAFNYGKVHFIVMDDVLYPDPRDHEGYWGGFTEEQMQFIANDLKTVPKDNLIVLAFHIPISEPDSKDDSFRDEDRQKLFELLKDFPNTLSVSAHTHLQRQDFFEKKDGWLQETPHHHYNIGTTSGDWYSGKLDEKGIPISVMRDGTPKGYAFIHFNGNKYTVDYKVAGKPENYQMKVFAPKVVAKAKRTKSGVFANFFMGSKKDKVVYRVDQGEWKEMEYVEVQDPSYVELVYEWELSEVLMPGKRSSDPEKSTHVWRGNIPSDLAIGEHTIEIKATDMFGKTHSSNTTYRIDKVK; translated from the coding sequence ATGAAAAAGACATTTATATACAGCGCATTATTGTTTTGCGGGGTTTTAACAGCACAGACAAGCGTAAAGGGAATCGTATTTGAAGATTTAAATCAAAACGGTAAAAAAGAAAAAAAAGAAAAAGGAATTGCAAATGTTGCCGTAACCAATGGACGTGAAGTAGTTTTAACTGATAAAAAAGGAAACTACGAACTGCCACTGCAAAGCGATGCAATAATTGCTGTAATCAAACCTTCGGGGTACAAGATTCAGGTTAATAAAGATAATCTGCCTCAGTTTTTCTATAATCATAAACCAGCGGGTTCTCCTAAAGGGAAATTTGATGGAGTTGCTCCAACAGGAAAATTACCGGAATCTGTAGATTTCGGATTGCTTCCGCAGAAAGAAACCAATGATTTTACGGCCCTTGTTTTTGGCGATCCACAGCCCTATACTTTAGAAGAAGTTGATTTTTTTACAAGAGGAATTGTTGCCGAAGTCGAAGGTATTAAAAATATTCCGTTTGGATTAAGTATGGGAGATTTGGTGGGAAATGACCTTAGTTTATTCAATCCGTATATTCAGGCAGTAAAAAAAGTTGGAATTCCGTGGTACAATCTTTTAGGAAATCATGATTTAAATTTTGACGCCAAAGAAGATAAATTGGCAGATGAAACGTACGAAGCTCATTTTGGCCCAGCTAACTATGCTTTCAATTATGGGAAAGTGCATTTTATTGTGATGGATGATGTTTTATATCCAGACCCAAGAGATCATGAAGGTTATTGGGGAGGATTTACTGAAGAGCAAATGCAGTTTATAGCAAATGATCTTAAAACGGTTCCAAAAGACAATTTGATTGTTCTGGCTTTCCATATTCCGATAAGCGAACCGGACAGTAAAGACGATTCTTTCAGAGATGAAGACCGTCAAAAGTTATTTGAATTGTTGAAAGATTTCCCAAATACACTTTCCGTTTCGGCACATACTCATTTACAAAGACAAGATTTTTTCGAAAAGAAAGACGGCTGGTTACAAGAAACTCCGCATCATCATTATAATATAGGAACCACATCAGGCGACTGGTATTCCGGAAAACTGGATGAGAAGGGAATTCCAATTTCGGTTATGAGAGATGGAACTCCAAAAGGGTATGCTTTCATTCATTTTAATGGAAATAAATATACCGTTGATTATAAAGTAGCGGGAAAACCGGAAAATTATCAAATGAAAGTTTTCGCTCCAAAAGTGGTAGCCAAGGCAAAACGTACCAAATCCGGGGTATTTGCCAATTTTTTCATGGGAAGTAAAAAAGATAAAGTCGTGTATCGAGTAGATCAGGGAGAATGGAAAGAAATGGAATATGTAGAAGTACAGGATCCATCTTACGTAGAATTGGTTTACGAATGGGAATTGTCTGAGGTGTTAATGCCGGGAAAACGTTCGTCAGATCCTGAAAAAAGCACGCACGTTTGGAGAGGAAATATTCCTTCTGATCTTGCTATTGGAGAACATACTATCGAAATTAAAGCAACAGATATGTTTGGTAAAACGCATTCGTCAAATACCACTTACAGAATCGATAAAGTGAAATAA
- a CDS encoding SusD/RagB family nutrient-binding outer membrane lipoprotein, translating into MKKIKITAILLMLTGLTISCTGGYEELNENPNLITEISPGTLINPIIYGIASQNASQSVDVTFHLMQVSLPFPSISGGLHRYDVSNNIGNSAWNNYYKWLNNIREMRMASVKAGDGNYEAVALTLNALVYANLTDLFGPVPMTEAVSGEDGILYPKYDTQEFIYETILADLERANTLYDTSKAMIYTEDILFQNNVLKWKKFTNSLKMRLLLRVSNRTETGAFAKLAYMADHPEVYPVFTNTAESAILKVTGVSPNVSPWGRPQDFNLNIKMASFFIDNLNTLEDPRRAIIATGATALVTNAPIGFKGITSAYAGSDSQFKYNASTLLNTQVQNPMQIFLLTYAEVEFIKAELAQRGLITDAAGHYEKGVRAGIEQLKATTPTTYFSKPEAQYDGTLERIMLQKYYALYFTDYQQWFEYRRTGLPVLPTTTAMLNNGVMPSRFTYPDNQQIKNTENYHKAVEMVGGDNINTKVWWDK; encoded by the coding sequence ATGAAAAAGATAAAAATTACAGCAATATTATTAATGCTTACAGGGCTTACAATTTCTTGTACAGGAGGTTATGAAGAACTAAATGAGAACCCTAATCTTATTACCGAAATAAGTCCGGGCACTTTAATTAATCCAATTATTTACGGAATAGCTTCGCAGAATGCATCGCAGAGTGTAGATGTTACTTTTCATTTAATGCAGGTTTCACTTCCTTTTCCAAGTATTTCAGGAGGTTTGCATCGTTATGATGTCAGCAATAATATTGGAAACTCGGCTTGGAATAATTATTACAAATGGCTGAATAATATCAGAGAAATGCGAATGGCTTCTGTAAAAGCAGGAGACGGCAACTACGAAGCAGTGGCATTAACGCTGAATGCGTTGGTGTATGCTAATCTTACAGATCTTTTTGGGCCTGTTCCGATGACCGAAGCGGTAAGCGGAGAAGATGGCATTTTGTATCCAAAGTATGATACGCAGGAGTTTATTTATGAAACAATTTTAGCCGATTTAGAAAGAGCCAATACGCTTTATGACACAAGTAAAGCGATGATTTATACAGAAGATATTTTGTTTCAAAACAATGTTCTGAAATGGAAAAAGTTTACCAATTCTTTAAAAATGAGATTGCTGTTAAGAGTTTCTAACAGAACAGAAACAGGAGCTTTTGCAAAACTGGCTTATATGGCAGATCATCCTGAGGTTTACCCTGTTTTCACCAATACTGCCGAAAGCGCTATTTTGAAAGTAACAGGTGTTTCGCCAAATGTTTCTCCGTGGGGAAGACCACAGGATTTTAATTTGAACATCAAAATGGCTTCTTTCTTTATTGACAATCTAAATACGCTTGAAGATCCGAGAAGAGCTATAATTGCAACTGGAGCAACAGCTTTGGTTACCAATGCGCCAATCGGATTTAAAGGAATTACAAGCGCTTATGCCGGTTCTGATTCTCAGTTCAAATATAATGCTTCGACACTTTTGAACACACAGGTGCAAAATCCAATGCAGATTTTTCTTTTAACGTATGCTGAAGTTGAATTTATTAAAGCCGAATTAGCACAGCGAGGTCTTATTACAGATGCCGCGGGACATTACGAAAAAGGAGTGAGAGCAGGAATCGAGCAACTAAAAGCGACAACTCCAACGACTTATTTTAGTAAACCAGAAGCACAGTATGATGGAACTTTGGAAAGAATCATGCTGCAGAAATACTACGCTTTATATTTTACAGATTATCAGCAATGGTTTGAATACCGTAGAACAGGATTGCCTGTATTGCCTACGACTACTGCAATGTTAAACAATGGAGTTATGCCGTCAAGATTCACTTATCCAGACAATCAGCAGATTAAAAACACTGAAAACTATCATAAAGCAGTTGAAATGGTTGGAGGCGATAATATCAATACGAAAGTTTGGTGGGATAAATAA